A region of Streptomyces sp. TG1A-60 DNA encodes the following proteins:
- a CDS encoding ATP-binding protein, translating to MARAPLPRILSSGSAHLTRGRELVRTAADGATDVLHPLITITRGLGRLTAAGRHKWAETPKDRRGSLLFLAASVVLVVTLVPYGPLLAVITLMAAAAWAGRDHAARQADGPDESQSRRLRSLYEALVPYFSAAEDPEPLYTHGGAWDKAFPTYAFDGTGRVCHLLVRYPAYFTDGEAEARARIEQLLHAKAGRGREYRFVWDEEGNELTVTVLAPLATDIVAQRFVTVPGETVLGFTDATHVQRTLPVSCAAEQRDVPPVVWRTGVRTTEPHLLAVGEPGSGTTTLLRSIALQALQYGDVVIVEGGGSGEYACLTGRDGVLAVECGLSGALASLEWASQETERRLIATNRARQAGCPAPDDTRRPLWLLLDRPSVLTHLAATDGQRDPQSLLQVPLRHGRAANVTVVVTEQFDHLDTLTDAVRQHTRARVVLGPATPEQLETVLGAPPPTTPITDVAPGRGYARLGPSPALRLQVPATPDPYDDNTAEPHRQAVLDLLPPLTPPSDPVTTKAAVAES from the coding sequence GTGGCCCGGGCCCCCCTCCCCCGCATCCTGAGCAGCGGCAGCGCGCACCTCACCAGAGGCCGGGAGCTGGTCCGGACGGCGGCCGACGGCGCCACCGACGTCCTCCACCCACTGATCACGATCACCCGTGGTCTGGGGCGGCTGACCGCCGCCGGGCGGCACAAGTGGGCCGAGACCCCGAAGGACCGGCGCGGGTCGCTGCTCTTCCTGGCGGCCTCGGTCGTCCTGGTCGTGACGCTGGTGCCGTACGGCCCGCTGCTCGCCGTCATCACCCTGATGGCGGCGGCGGCCTGGGCGGGCCGCGACCACGCCGCCCGGCAGGCCGACGGCCCGGACGAGTCCCAGAGCCGGCGTCTGCGGTCCCTCTACGAGGCCCTCGTCCCGTACTTCTCGGCCGCCGAGGACCCCGAGCCCCTCTATACGCACGGCGGCGCCTGGGACAAGGCCTTCCCCACCTACGCGTTCGACGGCACGGGCCGCGTCTGCCATCTGCTGGTCCGCTACCCGGCGTACTTCACCGACGGCGAGGCCGAGGCCCGCGCGCGCATCGAGCAACTGCTGCACGCCAAGGCGGGCCGGGGCCGCGAGTACCGCTTCGTCTGGGACGAGGAGGGCAACGAGCTGACCGTGACCGTGCTCGCCCCCCTCGCCACCGACATCGTCGCCCAGCGCTTCGTGACGGTGCCGGGCGAGACGGTCCTCGGCTTCACCGACGCCACCCACGTCCAGCGCACCCTCCCCGTCTCCTGCGCAGCGGAGCAGCGCGACGTCCCCCCGGTCGTCTGGCGCACCGGCGTCCGCACCACCGAACCGCACCTGCTGGCCGTGGGCGAGCCGGGCAGCGGCACGACGACCCTCCTCCGCTCGATCGCCCTGCAGGCCCTCCAGTACGGCGATGTCGTCATCGTCGAGGGCGGCGGCAGCGGCGAGTACGCGTGCCTCACCGGCCGCGACGGGGTCCTGGCCGTGGAGTGCGGTCTCTCCGGAGCCCTGGCGAGCCTGGAGTGGGCCTCGCAGGAGACGGAACGCCGGCTGATCGCCACGAACCGCGCCCGTCAGGCGGGCTGTCCCGCCCCGGACGACACCCGCCGCCCTCTCTGGCTCCTCCTCGACCGCCCGAGCGTCCTGACCCACCTCGCCGCCACCGACGGCCAGCGCGACCCGCAGTCCCTCCTCCAGGTCCCCCTCCGCCACGGCCGCGCCGCGAACGTCACCGTGGTGGTCACCGAACAGTTCGACCACCTGGACACCCTCACGGACGCGGTACGCCAGCACACCCGCGCGCGCGTGGTCCTGGGCCCGGCCACCCCCGAGCAGCTGGAAACGGTCCTGGGCGCCCCACCTCCCACCACCCCCATCACGGACGTCGCCCCAGGTCGCGGCTACGCCCGCCTGGGCCCCTCGCCCGCACTCCGCCTCCAGGTCCCCGCCACCCCGGACCCCTACGACGACAACACCGCCGAGCCGCACCGCCAGGCGGTCCTGGACCTGCTCCCGCCCCTGACGCCCCCCTCCGACCCCGTCACGACGAAGGCAGCGGTGGCCGAGAGCTGA
- a CDS encoding ABC transporter substrate-binding protein, with the protein MPLVNTRQRRRVLRTAVALTAGLGLTAVAGCGAAETGKSSSAGSSDTITLTKPSWVGAEANVAVAAYVLENELDYKVNTKQMGEVIAWDALSKGTIDAILEDWGHPEQEKQYVEKSKTVVAGGDLGVTGHIGWFVPKYWADEHPDVTDYKNLNKYADELKTSESGGKGQLLEGSPDYVTFDDAIIKNLDLDLKTVYAGSEAAQITQIQQNYKAEKPFLTYWWTPQWLNAQVELVEVKLPEFKEGCDADPKKVACAYPNTPLQKWLNADFAKDGGKAAEFLKNFKWTAEDQNKVAKMITQDKLSSQEAAKKWVEANKDTVEGWLPK; encoded by the coding sequence GTGCCCCTCGTGAACACCAGACAGCGCCGCCGCGTCCTCCGTACCGCCGTCGCCCTCACGGCCGGTCTCGGCCTCACCGCCGTCGCGGGCTGCGGAGCGGCCGAAACCGGCAAGTCGAGCAGCGCCGGCAGCAGCGACACGATCACCCTCACCAAACCCTCCTGGGTGGGAGCGGAGGCGAACGTGGCGGTCGCGGCCTACGTGCTGGAGAACGAGCTCGACTACAAGGTCAACACCAAGCAGATGGGCGAGGTCATCGCCTGGGACGCACTCAGCAAGGGCACGATCGACGCCATCCTGGAGGACTGGGGCCACCCCGAGCAGGAGAAGCAGTACGTCGAGAAGTCCAAGACGGTCGTCGCCGGTGGCGACCTCGGCGTCACCGGTCACATCGGGTGGTTCGTCCCCAAGTACTGGGCCGACGAGCACCCCGACGTCACCGACTACAAGAACCTCAACAAGTACGCCGACGAGCTGAAGACCTCCGAGAGCGGCGGCAAGGGCCAGCTCCTGGAGGGTTCCCCGGACTACGTCACCTTCGACGACGCCATCATCAAGAACCTCGATCTGGACCTGAAGACGGTCTACGCGGGCTCCGAAGCCGCCCAGATCACCCAGATCCAGCAGAACTACAAGGCCGAGAAGCCCTTCCTCACCTACTGGTGGACCCCGCAGTGGCTGAACGCCCAGGTGGAACTGGTGGAGGTGAAGCTGCCCGAATTCAAGGAGGGCTGCGACGCCGACCCGAAGAAGGTCGCCTGTGCCTACCCCAACACGCCGCTCCAGAAGTGGCTGAACGCCGATTTCGCCAAGGACGGCGGCAAGGCGGCCGAGTTCCTGAAGAACTTCAAGTGGACCGCCGAGGACCAGAACAAGGTCGCCAAGATGATCACGCAGGACAAGCTGTCCTCGCAGGAGGCCGCCAAGAAGTGGGTCGAGGCCAACAAGGACACCGTTGAGGGCTGGCTGCCGAAGTAA
- a CDS encoding biotin-dependent carboxyltransferase family protein, which produces MTDRSLTVVRAGALTTVQDRGRPGHAHLGVPRSGALDAPAAVVANRLVGNSPAAAVLETTLSGCSVRPCSTVTVAVGGAPCPVTVDGRPVAWGAPVRVPGGALLDIGAALSGVRSYLALSGGVVVEPVLGSRSTDLLSGLGPPPLTDGIVLPLGRPGRAHAHVDVVPHPAPPSELVLRITLGPRDDWFTDAALRTLTTHPYAVSSASNRIGLRTEGPALARSRAGELPSEGMVLGAVQMPPDGRPVVFLADHPTTGGYPVIAVVHPADLSGAAQARPGTPVRFIAVRHSY; this is translated from the coding sequence GTGACCGACCGTTCCCTCACCGTCGTCCGGGCCGGCGCTCTCACCACCGTCCAGGACCGGGGCCGCCCCGGCCACGCCCACCTCGGTGTGCCTCGCTCGGGCGCCCTGGACGCACCCGCAGCCGTAGTGGCAAACCGTCTGGTGGGCAACTCCCCGGCGGCAGCCGTCCTGGAGACCACTCTCAGCGGCTGCTCCGTCCGGCCCTGTTCGACGGTCACCGTGGCCGTCGGGGGCGCCCCGTGCCCCGTCACCGTGGACGGCCGCCCGGTGGCCTGGGGAGCGCCCGTACGGGTCCCCGGAGGGGCACTGCTGGACATCGGGGCGGCCCTCTCCGGCGTGCGGAGCTATCTCGCCCTCTCCGGCGGCGTGGTGGTGGAGCCGGTGCTCGGCAGCCGCTCCACCGACCTGCTGTCGGGCCTCGGGCCACCGCCGTTGACCGACGGCATCGTGCTCCCGCTCGGCCGTCCGGGGCGGGCGCACGCGCACGTGGACGTCGTTCCGCACCCGGCGCCCCCCTCGGAACTCGTTCTGCGGATCACCCTGGGCCCCCGCGACGACTGGTTCACGGACGCGGCACTGCGCACCCTCACCACGCACCCGTACGCCGTCTCCTCCGCGAGCAACCGCATCGGGCTGCGCACGGAGGGGCCCGCCCTCGCGCGTTCCCGGGCGGGTGAACTGCCCAGTGAGGGAATGGTGCTGGGCGCCGTCCAGATGCCGCCGGACGGCCGCCCGGTCGTCTTCCTGGCCGACCACCCGACCACCGGGGGCTATCCGGTGATCGCGGTGGTCCACCCGGCGGACCTGTCCGGCGCGGCGCAGGCCAGGCCGGGCACACCGGTGCGGTTCATCGCCGTGCGGCATAGCTACTGA
- a CDS encoding 5-oxoprolinase subunit PxpA has translation MSAIDLNADLGEGFGRWRLTDDEQLLSVVTSANVACGFHAGDAATMRRVCELAAERGVRVGAQVSYRDLAGFGRRAMDVPPDELAAEVAYQIGALEVFARAAGTRVAYVKPHGALYNRVVHDEEQAAAVVDGVLLADATLPVLGLPGSRFLKAAERAGLPTVTEAFADRAYTDRGTLVPRGQEGAVITDANAVVERSVGLARTGTVAAHSGQRIAVRARSLCLHGDTPGAVELARRVRAGLAASGIRVEAFV, from the coding sequence ATGAGCGCCATCGATCTCAACGCCGACCTCGGCGAGGGCTTCGGCCGCTGGCGGCTGACCGACGACGAGCAGTTGCTGTCCGTCGTCACCAGCGCCAACGTGGCCTGCGGTTTCCACGCCGGGGACGCGGCCACCATGCGGCGGGTCTGCGAGCTGGCGGCCGAGCGCGGTGTACGGGTCGGGGCGCAGGTCTCGTACCGCGACCTGGCGGGCTTCGGGCGGCGCGCGATGGACGTACCGCCCGACGAACTGGCGGCCGAGGTGGCGTACCAGATCGGCGCCCTGGAGGTCTTCGCGCGCGCGGCGGGCACGCGCGTGGCGTACGTGAAGCCGCACGGTGCGCTCTACAACCGTGTCGTGCACGACGAGGAACAGGCGGCGGCGGTGGTCGACGGAGTGCTCCTCGCCGATGCCACGCTGCCCGTCCTCGGCCTGCCCGGCTCGCGCTTCCTCAAGGCGGCCGAGAGGGCCGGACTGCCCACTGTCACCGAGGCGTTCGCGGACCGCGCCTACACCGACCGGGGCACCCTGGTGCCGCGCGGTCAGGAGGGCGCCGTGATCACGGACGCAAACGCCGTGGTCGAGCGGTCCGTCGGCCTGGCGCGCACCGGCACGGTCGCCGCCCACTCCGGGCAGCGCATCGCCGTCCGCGCCCGCTCCCTGTGCCTGCACGGGGACACGCCGGGGGCGGTGGAGCTGGCCCGGCGGGTGCGGGCCGGGCTGGCGGCCTCGGGGATCCGTGTGGAGGCGTTCGTATGA
- a CDS encoding allophanate hydrolase subunit 1 translates to MRALPVGDHALLIEVGTGEEAEALHAELLRRRAAGDLATAEIVPAARTVLLDGLDDPSRLADRLASWEVPPVPVRAEDVVEIRVRYDGPDLPDVAAHWDVDEAEVARIHASAEFRVAFCGFAPGFGYLTGLPREVPRRTTPRTAVPAGSVALAGPYTGVYPRSSPGGWQLIGTTDAVLWDPARVPAALLAPGTRVRFVPVAAP, encoded by the coding sequence ATGAGGGCACTGCCGGTCGGGGACCACGCGCTGCTGATCGAGGTGGGCACCGGCGAGGAGGCCGAGGCCCTGCACGCCGAGCTGCTGCGCCGGCGGGCGGCGGGCGACCTGGCGACGGCCGAGATCGTCCCCGCCGCCCGTACGGTCCTCCTGGACGGTCTCGACGACCCGTCCCGCCTCGCCGACCGCCTCGCCTCCTGGGAGGTGCCGCCCGTCCCGGTGCGCGCGGAGGACGTCGTGGAGATCCGTGTCCGGTACGACGGCCCCGACCTGCCGGACGTGGCCGCCCACTGGGATGTCGACGAGGCCGAGGTGGCCCGTATCCACGCGTCGGCCGAGTTCCGCGTGGCGTTCTGCGGCTTCGCGCCCGGCTTCGGCTACCTCACCGGGCTGCCCCGCGAGGTACCGCGCCGGACGACACCGCGCACGGCCGTGCCGGCCGGGTCGGTCGCCCTGGCCGGCCCGTACACGGGCGTGTACCCGCGCTCCTCGCCCGGCGGCTGGCAGCTGATCGGTACGACGGACGCCGTGCTGTGGGACCCCGCGCGCGTGCCGGCCGCGTTGCTGGCGCCGGGCACCCGGGTCCGCTTCGTGCCGGTGGCGGCGCCGTGA
- a CDS encoding HEAT repeat domain-containing protein, producing the protein MFEPVIAPSGTLLGLLQRGRGDGTLHALTAPRAEALAALNQCVLSDPRHDWQVENRSLYYARLYLDLSGELDEIERHLFDAEDVLDTDESRTGLALAVLGHLASYGRRDALELLRRYAAVGTSWAWALDELALRDDDEGLRALAEPVLARFTTDPEGEAELAAAVRDAFEPRPWRLWADDPREAIATRVRAAQETGCFDRWQRQMRPSGPRPGWSVKAVFEWAQQGIERGALLHVPAARCLTAVAGPEDRPEILRAARSGDDGARCTALRYLADGNDPRALDLIEGAVTDGTTMVVEAAVDAFERMRNMAAVDLARGWVHRPDALGAAAGRMLACLGGARDSDLVLGALREAVRGEGPDAQTLWTLVDGAGRLGIACAAPVLRHVYRETASSHLRGRAARALAATDPSFPAGFAVECLWDCEETTREIAARHAETGDTRVVDQLRRLAADPAEEAEVQTAVRSRIGPDMPAM; encoded by the coding sequence ATGTTCGAACCGGTCATAGCGCCCAGCGGTACGCTGCTCGGCCTGCTGCAGCGGGGCCGCGGCGACGGCACCCTGCACGCGCTCACCGCCCCGCGTGCCGAGGCGCTCGCGGCACTGAACCAGTGCGTGCTGAGCGACCCCCGCCACGACTGGCAGGTGGAGAACCGCTCCCTGTACTACGCCCGCCTCTACCTCGACCTCAGCGGCGAGCTCGACGAGATCGAGCGGCACCTCTTCGATGCCGAGGACGTGCTGGACACCGACGAGTCCCGCACCGGACTCGCCCTCGCGGTCCTCGGGCACCTCGCCTCGTACGGCAGGCGGGACGCGCTCGAACTGCTGCGCAGGTACGCCGCCGTGGGCACCAGCTGGGCCTGGGCCCTGGACGAGCTGGCCCTCAGGGACGACGACGAAGGGCTGCGTGCCCTCGCCGAACCCGTCCTGGCCCGCTTCACCACCGATCCGGAGGGCGAGGCCGAACTCGCCGCCGCGGTCCGGGACGCCTTCGAACCCCGGCCCTGGCGGCTGTGGGCCGACGATCCCCGCGAAGCGATCGCCACCCGTGTGCGTGCCGCGCAAGAGACGGGCTGCTTCGACCGCTGGCAGCGCCAGATGCGGCCGAGCGGGCCCCGGCCGGGGTGGAGCGTCAAGGCCGTGTTCGAGTGGGCCCAGCAGGGCATCGAACGCGGAGCCCTCCTCCATGTGCCGGCCGCCCGATGTCTCACGGCCGTCGCCGGACCGGAGGACCGACCGGAGATTCTCCGGGCCGCCCGATCCGGTGACGACGGTGCCCGCTGTACCGCCCTGCGCTACCTCGCCGACGGGAACGATCCCCGCGCCCTCGACCTGATCGAGGGCGCCGTGACCGACGGAACGACGATGGTCGTGGAGGCCGCCGTCGACGCCTTCGAACGGATGCGCAACATGGCCGCCGTCGACCTGGCGCGCGGCTGGGTCCACCGGCCCGACGCCCTGGGCGCCGCCGCCGGACGCATGCTCGCCTGTCTGGGCGGAGCCAGGGACAGCGACCTGGTGCTGGGCGCGCTGCGCGAGGCCGTACGCGGCGAAGGGCCCGACGCGCAGACCCTGTGGACCCTCGTCGACGGCGCCGGCCGCCTGGGCATCGCCTGCGCCGCACCCGTCCTGCGCCATGTCTACCGCGAGACCGCCTCCTCCCACCTCCGTGGCCGCGCCGCCCGCGCGCTCGCCGCCACCGACCCCTCCTTCCCGGCCGGCTTCGCCGTCGAATGCCTCTGGGACTGCGAGGAGACCACCCGCGAGATCGCCGCCCGGCACGCCGAGACGGGAGACACGCGCGTGGTCGACCAACTCCGCCGACTGGCCGCCGACCCGGCCGAGGAGGCCGAGGTCCAGACCGCCGTACGCAGCCGAATCGGTCCCGACATGCCCGCGATGTGA
- a CDS encoding ankyrin repeat domain-containing protein yields MSEALDPEVVELATKIFDLARRGETEALVAYVDAGVPANLTNDRGDSLVMLAAYHGHADAVQALLARGGEADRVNDRGQTPLAGAVFKGEERVVRVLLDGGADPLAGTPNAVDTARMFARTELLELFAAH; encoded by the coding sequence ATGAGCGAAGCCCTCGACCCCGAGGTCGTGGAGCTGGCGACCAAGATCTTCGATCTGGCACGGCGGGGCGAGACCGAGGCGCTCGTGGCGTACGTCGACGCGGGTGTTCCGGCCAACCTCACCAACGACCGAGGCGACTCGCTCGTGATGCTCGCCGCGTACCACGGTCACGCCGACGCGGTACAGGCCCTCCTGGCCCGCGGCGGTGAGGCCGACCGCGTCAACGACCGAGGCCAGACTCCCCTCGCCGGGGCGGTTTTCAAGGGCGAGGAGAGAGTTGTCCGGGTCCTTCTGGACGGCGGGGCCGACCCGCTCGCGGGCACTCCGAACGCGGTCGACACGGCGCGGATGTTCGCCAGGACCGAACTGCTCGAATTGTTCGCCGCGCACTGA
- a CDS encoding PLP-dependent aminotransferase family protein — MAQWTSAVGAAQLARLLTSQAERPAGPGTRRPPAYRALADGIRLLVLEGRVPVAARLPAERELALSLSVSRTTVAAAYEALRTEGFLESRRGAGSWTAVPAGKPLPARGLEPLPPEALGSMIDLGCAALPAPEPWLTRAVQGALEELPPYAHTHGDYPAGLPALRAMLAERYTARGIPTMPEQIMVTTGAMGAMDAICHLFAGRGERIAVESPSYANILQLMREAGARLVPVAMADGLAGWDMDRWRQVLRDAAPRLAYVVADFHNPTGALADENRRRGLVDAARAAGTVLVVDETMAELHLDADVEMPRPVCAFDPAGSTVITVGSASKAFWAGMRIGWVRAAPEVIRSLVAARAYADLGTPVLEQLAVNWLMSTGGWAQAVEIRRGQARENRDALVAAVRRELPDWEFSEPRGGLTLWVRTGGLSGSRLAELGERVGVRVPSGPRFGVDGAFEGYVRLPFTVGGAVAEEAAVRLGAAARLVRSGAPGAGEGPRTSVA; from the coding sequence ATGGCGCAGTGGACTTCGGCGGTCGGCGCGGCGCAGCTGGCGCGGCTGCTCACCTCGCAAGCGGAGCGCCCCGCCGGCCCCGGTACACGCCGCCCGCCCGCCTACCGGGCGCTCGCCGACGGGATCCGGTTGCTGGTGCTGGAGGGGCGGGTGCCCGTGGCCGCCCGGCTGCCCGCCGAGCGCGAACTGGCGCTGTCCCTCTCCGTCAGCCGTACGACGGTCGCCGCGGCGTACGAGGCGCTGCGCACCGAGGGGTTCCTGGAATCCCGGCGGGGGGCCGGCAGTTGGACCGCCGTACCGGCCGGGAAGCCGCTTCCCGCGCGCGGGCTGGAACCACTGCCGCCCGAGGCGCTCGGCTCGATGATCGACCTGGGGTGCGCGGCCCTGCCCGCGCCCGAGCCCTGGCTCACCCGGGCCGTGCAGGGCGCGCTGGAGGAACTGCCTCCCTACGCCCACACCCACGGCGACTATCCGGCCGGGCTGCCGGCGCTGCGCGCCATGCTCGCCGAGCGCTACACCGCGCGCGGGATCCCGACCATGCCCGAGCAGATCATGGTGACGACGGGGGCCATGGGTGCCATGGACGCCATCTGCCATCTCTTCGCGGGGCGCGGTGAGCGGATCGCGGTGGAGTCACCGTCGTACGCCAACATCCTGCAGCTGATGCGGGAGGCGGGGGCCCGGCTGGTGCCGGTCGCCATGGCCGACGGGCTCGCCGGGTGGGACATGGACCGCTGGCGGCAGGTGCTGCGGGACGCGGCGCCGCGCCTCGCGTACGTCGTCGCCGACTTCCACAACCCGACCGGCGCGCTCGCCGACGAGAATCGGCGGCGGGGGCTCGTCGACGCGGCACGCGCCGCCGGGACCGTGCTCGTCGTCGACGAGACCATGGCCGAGCTGCACCTCGACGCGGATGTGGAGATGCCACGACCCGTCTGCGCGTTCGACCCCGCGGGGTCCACGGTCATCACGGTCGGCTCCGCCAGTAAGGCGTTCTGGGCGGGCATGCGGATCGGATGGGTGCGTGCGGCGCCCGAGGTGATCCGGAGTCTTGTCGCCGCGCGGGCGTACGCGGATCTGGGAACGCCGGTGTTGGAGCAGTTGGCCGTGAACTGGCTGATGAGCACGGGCGGGTGGGCGCAGGCCGTGGAGATTCGGCGGGGGCAGGCGAGGGAGAACCGGGACGCGCTGGTCGCCGCGGTGCGTCGGGAGTTGCCGGACTGGGAGTTCTCGGAGCCTCGGGGTGGGCTGACCCTGTGGGTCCGTACGGGAGGGCTGTCCGGGTCGCGGCTCGCCGAGCTGGGGGAGCGGGTGGGGGTGCGGGTGCCGTCGGGGCCTCGCTTCGGGGTCGACGGGGCGTTCGAGGGGTATGTACGGCTGCCGTTCACCGTGGGGGGCGCGGTCGCCGAGGAGGCGGCCGTGCGGCTGGGTGCGGCGGCGCGGTTGGTGCGGAGTGGGGCGCCGGGGGCGGGCGAGGGGCCGCGGACGTCCGTGGCGTGA